From the Equus przewalskii isolate Varuska chromosome 19, EquPr2, whole genome shotgun sequence genome, one window contains:
- the TCTE1 gene encoding dynein regulatory complex subunit 5 isoform X2, whose translation MQETVTPPSLSVPSRSSTSTQDRSSTAGQASSTAQQPSKPTVNPTPVKSKGPNSGANVRRMRRIIAEDAEWSLAIVPLLRELCIQHIVKNFQNNPILKQLLPEHQQKVLNHLSPDLPLAVTANLINDESYWRRCCMQRWPVCYVAKHGGSWKRMFFERHLENLLKHFIPNTTDPAVILDLLPLCRKYVRRIQVDQFLPPVQLPPPPWSGEQSDSGSEGEMEEPAMDHYQLGDLVAGLSHLEELDLVYGVKDCGMNFEWNLFLFTYRDCHSLAATIKACHTLKIFRLTRSKVDDDKARILIHSLLDHPTLEELDLSHNLIGDRGGRAAAKLLSHSRLRVLNLANNQVRAAGAQSLAHALAHNTNLLSLNLRLNCIEDEGGQALAHALQTNKCLTTLHLGGNELSEPTATLLSQVLSINTTLTSINLSCNHIGQMEN comes from the exons ATGCAGGAAACCGTAACACCACCATCATTGTCGGTCCCCAGCcgctcctccacctccacccaggACCGGTCCTCCACTGCAGGCCAAGCTTCGAGCACAGCCCAGCAGCCCTCAAAGCCCACAGTCAATCCAACCCCCGTGAAGTCCAAGGGCCCGAATTCTGGGGCCAATGTACGTCGGATGCGCAGGATCATCGCTGAGGATGCGGAGTGGTCCCTGGCCATTGTGCCCCTCCTCAGAGAGCTCTGCATTCAGCACATCGTCAAGAACTTCCAGA ACAACCCTATCCTGAAGCAGCTGCTCCCAGAGCACCAGCAGAAGGTCCTGAACCACCTGTCCCCTGACCTGCCGCTGGCTGTGACCGCCAACCTGATCAATGATGAGAGCTACTGGCGCCGCTGCTGCATGCAGCGCTGGCCTGTGTGCTACGTGGCCAAGCATGGCGGCAGCTGGAAGCGCATGTTCTTTGAGCGGCACCTGGAGAACCTGCTAAAGCACTTCATCCCAAACACCACGGACCCCGCGGTGATCCTCGACCTGCTGCCACTCTGCAGGAAGTATGTGCGCAGGATCCAAGTGGATCAGTTCCTTCCGCCCGTGCAGCTGCCACCGCCACCGTGGAGTGGGGAACAGTCTGACTCGGGCAGcgagggagagatggaggagccCGCCATGGACCACTACCAACTGGGTGACCTGGTGGCTGGCCTGAGCCATCTGGAGGAGCTGGACCTGGTGTACGGTGTCAAGGACTGTGGCATGAACTTCGAGTGGAACCTCTTCCTCTTCACCTACCGGGACTGCCACTCCCTGGCGGCCACCATCAAGGCATGCCACACTCTCAAG ATCTTCAGGCTGACCCGAAGCAAGGTGGATGATGACAAGGCGCGCATCCTAATTCACAGCCTCCTGGACCATCCAACCTTAGAGGAGCTGGACCTGTCACACAACCTCATTGGGGACCGTGGTGGGCGTGCTGCCGCCAAGCTGCTGAGCCACAGCCGCCTGCGTGTGCTCAACCTGGCCAACAACCAGGTGCGTGCAGCTGGTGCCCAGTCACTGGCTCACGCCTTGGCACACAATACCAACCTCCTTTCCCTCAACCTGCGCCTCAACTGCATTGAGGATGAGGGCGGCCAGGCACTTGCCCACGCCTTGCAGACCAACAAGTGCCTCACCACGCTGCACCTCGGTGGCAATGAGCTGTCTGAGCCCACTGCCACACTCCTCTCCCAGGTGCTCTCCATCAACACCACGCTCACCAGCATCAACCTGAGCTGCAACCACATCGGGCAG atggaaaattga
- the TCTE1 gene encoding dynein regulatory complex subunit 5 isoform X3 has translation MQETVTPPSLSVPSRSSTSTQDRSSTAGQASSTAQQPSKPTVNPTPVKSKGPNSGANVRRMRRIIAEDAEWSLAIVPLLRELCIQHIVKNFQNNPILKQLLPEHQQKVLNHLSPDLPLAVTANLINDESYWRRCCMQRWPVCYVAKHGGSWKRMFFERHLENLLKHFIPNTTDPAVILDLLPLCRKYVRRIQVDQFLPPVQLPPPPWSGEQSDSGSEGEMEEPAMDHYQLGDLVAGLSHLEELDLVYGVKDCGMNFEWNLFLFTYRDCHSLAATIKACHTLKIFRLTRSKVDDDKARILIHSLLDHPTLEELDLSHNLIGDRGGRAAAKLLSHSRLRVLNLANNQVLSINTTLTSINLSCNHIGQDGGKQLLEGMSDNKTLLGFDLRLSDVSQESEYLIGQALSANREAARQRALNPSHFMSPITAKGPENPVG, from the exons ATGCAGGAAACCGTAACACCACCATCATTGTCGGTCCCCAGCcgctcctccacctccacccaggACCGGTCCTCCACTGCAGGCCAAGCTTCGAGCACAGCCCAGCAGCCCTCAAAGCCCACAGTCAATCCAACCCCCGTGAAGTCCAAGGGCCCGAATTCTGGGGCCAATGTACGTCGGATGCGCAGGATCATCGCTGAGGATGCGGAGTGGTCCCTGGCCATTGTGCCCCTCCTCAGAGAGCTCTGCATTCAGCACATCGTCAAGAACTTCCAGA ACAACCCTATCCTGAAGCAGCTGCTCCCAGAGCACCAGCAGAAGGTCCTGAACCACCTGTCCCCTGACCTGCCGCTGGCTGTGACCGCCAACCTGATCAATGATGAGAGCTACTGGCGCCGCTGCTGCATGCAGCGCTGGCCTGTGTGCTACGTGGCCAAGCATGGCGGCAGCTGGAAGCGCATGTTCTTTGAGCGGCACCTGGAGAACCTGCTAAAGCACTTCATCCCAAACACCACGGACCCCGCGGTGATCCTCGACCTGCTGCCACTCTGCAGGAAGTATGTGCGCAGGATCCAAGTGGATCAGTTCCTTCCGCCCGTGCAGCTGCCACCGCCACCGTGGAGTGGGGAACAGTCTGACTCGGGCAGcgagggagagatggaggagccCGCCATGGACCACTACCAACTGGGTGACCTGGTGGCTGGCCTGAGCCATCTGGAGGAGCTGGACCTGGTGTACGGTGTCAAGGACTGTGGCATGAACTTCGAGTGGAACCTCTTCCTCTTCACCTACCGGGACTGCCACTCCCTGGCGGCCACCATCAAGGCATGCCACACTCTCAAG ATCTTCAGGCTGACCCGAAGCAAGGTGGATGATGACAAGGCGCGCATCCTAATTCACAGCCTCCTGGACCATCCAACCTTAGAGGAGCTGGACCTGTCACACAACCTCATTGGGGACCGTGGTGGGCGTGCTGCCGCCAAGCTGCTGAGCCACAGCCGCCTGCGTGTGCTCAACCTGGCCAACAACCAG GTGCTCTCCATCAACACCACGCTCACCAGCATCAACCTGAGCTGCAACCACATCGGGCAG GACGGCGGGAAGCAGCTCCTGGAAGGCATGTCAGACAACAAAACCCTCCTGGGGTTTGACTTGCGCCTGTCAGATGTATCCCAGGAGAGCGAGTACCTCATTGGCCAAGCCCTTTCTGCCAATCGTGAAGCAGCCCGCCAACGGGCCTTGAATCCCAGCCACTTCATGTCGCCAATCACTGCCAAGGGCCCTGAGAACCCTGTGGGATAA
- the TCTE1 gene encoding dynein regulatory complex subunit 5 isoform X1: MQETVTPPSLSVPSRSSTSTQDRSSTAGQASSTAQQPSKPTVNPTPVKSKGPNSGANVRRMRRIIAEDAEWSLAIVPLLRELCIQHIVKNFQNNPILKQLLPEHQQKVLNHLSPDLPLAVTANLINDESYWRRCCMQRWPVCYVAKHGGSWKRMFFERHLENLLKHFIPNTTDPAVILDLLPLCRKYVRRIQVDQFLPPVQLPPPPWSGEQSDSGSEGEMEEPAMDHYQLGDLVAGLSHLEELDLVYGVKDCGMNFEWNLFLFTYRDCHSLAATIKACHTLKIFRLTRSKVDDDKARILIHSLLDHPTLEELDLSHNLIGDRGGRAAAKLLSHSRLRVLNLANNQVRAAGAQSLAHALAHNTNLLSLNLRLNCIEDEGGQALAHALQTNKCLTTLHLGGNELSEPTATLLSQVLSINTTLTSINLSCNHIGQDGGKQLLEGMSDNKTLLGFDLRLSDVSQESEYLIGQALSANREAARQRALNPSHFMSPITAKGPENPVG, encoded by the exons ATGCAGGAAACCGTAACACCACCATCATTGTCGGTCCCCAGCcgctcctccacctccacccaggACCGGTCCTCCACTGCAGGCCAAGCTTCGAGCACAGCCCAGCAGCCCTCAAAGCCCACAGTCAATCCAACCCCCGTGAAGTCCAAGGGCCCGAATTCTGGGGCCAATGTACGTCGGATGCGCAGGATCATCGCTGAGGATGCGGAGTGGTCCCTGGCCATTGTGCCCCTCCTCAGAGAGCTCTGCATTCAGCACATCGTCAAGAACTTCCAGA ACAACCCTATCCTGAAGCAGCTGCTCCCAGAGCACCAGCAGAAGGTCCTGAACCACCTGTCCCCTGACCTGCCGCTGGCTGTGACCGCCAACCTGATCAATGATGAGAGCTACTGGCGCCGCTGCTGCATGCAGCGCTGGCCTGTGTGCTACGTGGCCAAGCATGGCGGCAGCTGGAAGCGCATGTTCTTTGAGCGGCACCTGGAGAACCTGCTAAAGCACTTCATCCCAAACACCACGGACCCCGCGGTGATCCTCGACCTGCTGCCACTCTGCAGGAAGTATGTGCGCAGGATCCAAGTGGATCAGTTCCTTCCGCCCGTGCAGCTGCCACCGCCACCGTGGAGTGGGGAACAGTCTGACTCGGGCAGcgagggagagatggaggagccCGCCATGGACCACTACCAACTGGGTGACCTGGTGGCTGGCCTGAGCCATCTGGAGGAGCTGGACCTGGTGTACGGTGTCAAGGACTGTGGCATGAACTTCGAGTGGAACCTCTTCCTCTTCACCTACCGGGACTGCCACTCCCTGGCGGCCACCATCAAGGCATGCCACACTCTCAAG ATCTTCAGGCTGACCCGAAGCAAGGTGGATGATGACAAGGCGCGCATCCTAATTCACAGCCTCCTGGACCATCCAACCTTAGAGGAGCTGGACCTGTCACACAACCTCATTGGGGACCGTGGTGGGCGTGCTGCCGCCAAGCTGCTGAGCCACAGCCGCCTGCGTGTGCTCAACCTGGCCAACAACCAGGTGCGTGCAGCTGGTGCCCAGTCACTGGCTCACGCCTTGGCACACAATACCAACCTCCTTTCCCTCAACCTGCGCCTCAACTGCATTGAGGATGAGGGCGGCCAGGCACTTGCCCACGCCTTGCAGACCAACAAGTGCCTCACCACGCTGCACCTCGGTGGCAATGAGCTGTCTGAGCCCACTGCCACACTCCTCTCCCAGGTGCTCTCCATCAACACCACGCTCACCAGCATCAACCTGAGCTGCAACCACATCGGGCAG GACGGCGGGAAGCAGCTCCTGGAAGGCATGTCAGACAACAAAACCCTCCTGGGGTTTGACTTGCGCCTGTCAGATGTATCCCAGGAGAGCGAGTACCTCATTGGCCAAGCCCTTTCTGCCAATCGTGAAGCAGCCCGCCAACGGGCCTTGAATCCCAGCCACTTCATGTCGCCAATCACTGCCAAGGGCCCTGAGAACCCTGTGGGATAA